One Aegilops tauschii subsp. strangulata cultivar AL8/78 chromosome 7, Aet v6.0, whole genome shotgun sequence genomic window carries:
- the LOC109760990 gene encoding uncharacterized protein isoform X6, producing MEYLLCQEISNRQAEGETDNNTLGGCIYQLAVRCLDFNNFGSITIPPALPRICFWKGQTIKHFSDMLLGKDGLYGALQIKDEAETCYAQTDGACASTSKNSNIRKAIHRVLGNSFSEKIKEDIFLNFQERVKDQNLSTCLIAKQVLLDTLNIVSSSFNGSQHTEKLESSDNLYMPTDEDTGSGSTIRVDSNGIEINSDGRGRKKRMKTSTQQSETSTTKDNLLEVKIKGSRLEAAVEEGEAEMQSLPGNGHTKELEKEAVMEQTMQNSNIATQQPEMNMLDADTNIPKCNASDCSTQKEAPEKSTSLNYMLLSARLARALETTEQDMSSKDEASTHVPPTFSGFQHNAVNSNQSETMYQANEAAAIECVELNTTASPQDNNNQDHFRFNEVREQGKHAGLDIDINIPLSNSGIDDKQKHVEDFQHTLHPLDIARQKKLRKNINGIQVRT from the exons ATGGAATATCTCTTGTGTCAAGAAATATCAAACAGACAAGCTGAAGGAGAAACGGATAACAACACTTTGGGAGGCTGCATATATCAGCTAGCA GTTCGGTGTCTAGATTTCAACAATTTTGGATCAATAACAATCCCTCCAGCACTGCCTAGGATTTGCTTCTGGAAAGGACAAACCATTAAACATTTCAGTGATATGCTCCTCGGGAAAGATGGACTCTATGGAGCTCTCCAA ATCAAAGATGAGGCAGAAACTTGCTATGCACAAACTGATGGTGCATGCGCAAGCACCTCCAAGAACTCAAACATCAGAAAAGCTATACATAGGGTCTTAGGCAACTCTTTTTCAGAGAAG ATCAAAGAAGATATATTCCTCAATTTTCAGGAGCGCGTAAAAGATCAAAACCTGTCCACATGTCTGATAGCAAAACAAGTGTTGCTAGACACTTTGAACATTGTTTCTTCTTCTTTCAATGGCTCTCAACATACAGAGAAGTTAGAGTCCTCCGACAATTTGTACATGCCAACTGACGAAGATACTGGGTCTGGAAGTACTATTAGAGTTGATTCCAATGGGATTGAGATAAACAGTG ATGGAAGAGGCAGGAAGAAGAGAATGAAGACTAGTACACAGCAGTCAGAAACTTCAACAACTAAGGACAATCTATTGGAAGTTAAAATAAAG GGAAGCAGACTTGAAGCAGCTGTGGAAGAAGGGGAAGCTGAAATGCAATCACTACCGGGCAATGGTCACACGAAAGAGCTCGAAAAAGAAGCTGTAATG GAACAAACCATGCAGAATAGCAACATCGCAACACAGCAACCAGAGATGAATATGCTTGATGCAGATACCAATATTCCCAAGTGCAATGCTAGTGATTGTTCGACTCAAAAAGAAGCACCAGAAAAGAGCACTAGCCTGAACTACATGTTGTTATCAGCTAGATTGGCAAGAGCACTCGAAACGACAGAACAAGATATGAGCTCAAAGGATGAAGCCAGCACGCATGTACCACCAACTTTCTCAGGTTTCCAACATAACGCTGTTAACAGTAATCAATCTGAG ACAATGTATCAAGCAAACGAAGCAGCAGCAATTGAGTGTGTGGAATTAAATACCACTGCCTCCCCACAAGACAACAATAACCAAG ATCATTTTCGTTTCAATGAAGTCAGAGAGCAGGGGAAACATGCAGGACTTGATATTGATATCAACATACCACTATCAAATA GCGGTATAGATGACAAGCAGAAACATGTGGAAGATTTCCAACACACTCTGCATCCATTGGACATTGCAAGACAAAa GAAGCTAAGAAAAAATATAAATGGAATACAAGTAAGGACATAA
- the LOC109760990 gene encoding uncharacterized protein isoform X4, with product MEYLLCQEISNRQAEGETDNNTLGGCIYQLAVRCLDFNNFGSITIPPALPRICFWKGQTIKHFSDMLLGKDGLYGALQIKDEAETCYAQTDGACASTSKNSNIRKAIHRVLGNSFSEKIKEDIFLNFQERVKDQNLSTCLIAKQVLLDTLNIVSSSFNGSQHTEKLESSDNLYMPTDEDTGSGSTIRVDSNGIEINSDGRGRKKRMKTSTQQSETSTTKDNLLEVKIKGSRLEAAVEEGEAEMQSLPGNGHTKELEKEAEQTMQNSNIATQQPEMNMLDADTNIPKCNASDCSTQKEAPEKSTSLNYMLLSARLARALETTEQDMSSKDEASTHVPPTFSGFQHNAVNSNQSETMYQANEAAAIECVELNTTASPQDNNNQDHFRFNEVREQGKHAGLDIDINIPLSNSGIDDKQKHVEDFQHTLHPLDIARQKYFFFFLTSPFWLQNSPTQFFIHFRKLRKNINGIQVRT from the exons ATGGAATATCTCTTGTGTCAAGAAATATCAAACAGACAAGCTGAAGGAGAAACGGATAACAACACTTTGGGAGGCTGCATATATCAGCTAGCA GTTCGGTGTCTAGATTTCAACAATTTTGGATCAATAACAATCCCTCCAGCACTGCCTAGGATTTGCTTCTGGAAAGGACAAACCATTAAACATTTCAGTGATATGCTCCTCGGGAAAGATGGACTCTATGGAGCTCTCCAA ATCAAAGATGAGGCAGAAACTTGCTATGCACAAACTGATGGTGCATGCGCAAGCACCTCCAAGAACTCAAACATCAGAAAAGCTATACATAGGGTCTTAGGCAACTCTTTTTCAGAGAAG ATCAAAGAAGATATATTCCTCAATTTTCAGGAGCGCGTAAAAGATCAAAACCTGTCCACATGTCTGATAGCAAAACAAGTGTTGCTAGACACTTTGAACATTGTTTCTTCTTCTTTCAATGGCTCTCAACATACAGAGAAGTTAGAGTCCTCCGACAATTTGTACATGCCAACTGACGAAGATACTGGGTCTGGAAGTACTATTAGAGTTGATTCCAATGGGATTGAGATAAACAGTG ATGGAAGAGGCAGGAAGAAGAGAATGAAGACTAGTACACAGCAGTCAGAAACTTCAACAACTAAGGACAATCTATTGGAAGTTAAAATAAAG GGAAGCAGACTTGAAGCAGCTGTGGAAGAAGGGGAAGCTGAAATGCAATCACTACCGGGCAATGGTCACACGAAAGAGCTCGAAAAAGAAGCT GAACAAACCATGCAGAATAGCAACATCGCAACACAGCAACCAGAGATGAATATGCTTGATGCAGATACCAATATTCCCAAGTGCAATGCTAGTGATTGTTCGACTCAAAAAGAAGCACCAGAAAAGAGCACTAGCCTGAACTACATGTTGTTATCAGCTAGATTGGCAAGAGCACTCGAAACGACAGAACAAGATATGAGCTCAAAGGATGAAGCCAGCACGCATGTACCACCAACTTTCTCAGGTTTCCAACATAACGCTGTTAACAGTAATCAATCTGAG ACAATGTATCAAGCAAACGAAGCAGCAGCAATTGAGTGTGTGGAATTAAATACCACTGCCTCCCCACAAGACAACAATAACCAAG ATCATTTTCGTTTCAATGAAGTCAGAGAGCAGGGGAAACATGCAGGACTTGATATTGATATCAACATACCACTATCAAATA GCGGTATAGATGACAAGCAGAAACATGTGGAAGATTTCCAACACACTCTGCATCCATTGGACATTGCAAGACAAAagtatttctttttctttttgactTCACCTTTTTGGCTACAAAATTCACCCACTCAATTTTTTATTCATTTCAGGAAGCTAAGAAAAAATATAAATGGAATACAAGTAAGGACATAA
- the LOC109760990 gene encoding uncharacterized protein isoform X2 — MEYLLCQEISNRQAEGETDNNTLGGCIYQLAVRCLDFNNFGSITIPPALPRICFWKGQTIKHFSDMLLGKDGLYGALQIKDEAETCYAQTDGACASTSKNSNIRKAIHRVLGNSFSEKIKEDIFLNFQERVKDQNLSTCLIAKQVLLDTLNIVSSSFNGSQHTEKLESSDNLYMPTDEDTGSGSTIRVDSNGIEINSDGRGRKKRMKTSTQQSETSTTKDNLLEVKIKGSRLEAAVEEGEAEMQSLPGNGHTKELEKEAEQTMQNSNIATQQPEMNMLDADTNIPKCNASDCSTQKEAPEKSTSLNYMLLSARLARALETTEQDMSSKDEASTHVPPTFSGFQHNAVNSNQSEHCTESKTMYQANEAAAIECVELNTTASPQDNNNQDHFRFNEVREQGKHAGLDIDINIPLSNSGIDDKQKHVEDFQHTLHPLDIARQKYFFFFLTSPFWLQNSPTQFFIHFRKLRKNINGIQVRT, encoded by the exons ATGGAATATCTCTTGTGTCAAGAAATATCAAACAGACAAGCTGAAGGAGAAACGGATAACAACACTTTGGGAGGCTGCATATATCAGCTAGCA GTTCGGTGTCTAGATTTCAACAATTTTGGATCAATAACAATCCCTCCAGCACTGCCTAGGATTTGCTTCTGGAAAGGACAAACCATTAAACATTTCAGTGATATGCTCCTCGGGAAAGATGGACTCTATGGAGCTCTCCAA ATCAAAGATGAGGCAGAAACTTGCTATGCACAAACTGATGGTGCATGCGCAAGCACCTCCAAGAACTCAAACATCAGAAAAGCTATACATAGGGTCTTAGGCAACTCTTTTTCAGAGAAG ATCAAAGAAGATATATTCCTCAATTTTCAGGAGCGCGTAAAAGATCAAAACCTGTCCACATGTCTGATAGCAAAACAAGTGTTGCTAGACACTTTGAACATTGTTTCTTCTTCTTTCAATGGCTCTCAACATACAGAGAAGTTAGAGTCCTCCGACAATTTGTACATGCCAACTGACGAAGATACTGGGTCTGGAAGTACTATTAGAGTTGATTCCAATGGGATTGAGATAAACAGTG ATGGAAGAGGCAGGAAGAAGAGAATGAAGACTAGTACACAGCAGTCAGAAACTTCAACAACTAAGGACAATCTATTGGAAGTTAAAATAAAG GGAAGCAGACTTGAAGCAGCTGTGGAAGAAGGGGAAGCTGAAATGCAATCACTACCGGGCAATGGTCACACGAAAGAGCTCGAAAAAGAAGCT GAACAAACCATGCAGAATAGCAACATCGCAACACAGCAACCAGAGATGAATATGCTTGATGCAGATACCAATATTCCCAAGTGCAATGCTAGTGATTGTTCGACTCAAAAAGAAGCACCAGAAAAGAGCACTAGCCTGAACTACATGTTGTTATCAGCTAGATTGGCAAGAGCACTCGAAACGACAGAACAAGATATGAGCTCAAAGGATGAAGCCAGCACGCATGTACCACCAACTTTCTCAGGTTTCCAACATAACGCTGTTAACAGTAATCAATCTGAG CATTGCACCGAAAGCAAGACAATGTATCAAGCAAACGAAGCAGCAGCAATTGAGTGTGTGGAATTAAATACCACTGCCTCCCCACAAGACAACAATAACCAAG ATCATTTTCGTTTCAATGAAGTCAGAGAGCAGGGGAAACATGCAGGACTTGATATTGATATCAACATACCACTATCAAATA GCGGTATAGATGACAAGCAGAAACATGTGGAAGATTTCCAACACACTCTGCATCCATTGGACATTGCAAGACAAAagtatttctttttctttttgactTCACCTTTTTGGCTACAAAATTCACCCACTCAATTTTTTATTCATTTCAGGAAGCTAAGAAAAAATATAAATGGAATACAAGTAAGGACATAA
- the LOC109760990 gene encoding uncharacterized protein isoform X1, with amino-acid sequence MEYLLCQEISNRQAEGETDNNTLGGCIYQLAVRCLDFNNFGSITIPPALPRICFWKGQTIKHFSDMLLGKDGLYGALQIKDEAETCYAQTDGACASTSKNSNIRKAIHRVLGNSFSEKIKEDIFLNFQERVKDQNLSTCLIAKQVLLDTLNIVSSSFNGSQHTEKLESSDNLYMPTDEDTGSGSTIRVDSNGIEINSDGRGRKKRMKTSTQQSETSTTKDNLLEVKIKGSRLEAAVEEGEAEMQSLPGNGHTKELEKEAVMEQTMQNSNIATQQPEMNMLDADTNIPKCNASDCSTQKEAPEKSTSLNYMLLSARLARALETTEQDMSSKDEASTHVPPTFSGFQHNAVNSNQSEHCTESKTMYQANEAAAIECVELNTTASPQDNNNQDHFRFNEVREQGKHAGLDIDINIPLSNSGIDDKQKHVEDFQHTLHPLDIARQKYFFFFLTSPFWLQNSPTQFFIHFRKLRKNINGIQVRT; translated from the exons ATGGAATATCTCTTGTGTCAAGAAATATCAAACAGACAAGCTGAAGGAGAAACGGATAACAACACTTTGGGAGGCTGCATATATCAGCTAGCA GTTCGGTGTCTAGATTTCAACAATTTTGGATCAATAACAATCCCTCCAGCACTGCCTAGGATTTGCTTCTGGAAAGGACAAACCATTAAACATTTCAGTGATATGCTCCTCGGGAAAGATGGACTCTATGGAGCTCTCCAA ATCAAAGATGAGGCAGAAACTTGCTATGCACAAACTGATGGTGCATGCGCAAGCACCTCCAAGAACTCAAACATCAGAAAAGCTATACATAGGGTCTTAGGCAACTCTTTTTCAGAGAAG ATCAAAGAAGATATATTCCTCAATTTTCAGGAGCGCGTAAAAGATCAAAACCTGTCCACATGTCTGATAGCAAAACAAGTGTTGCTAGACACTTTGAACATTGTTTCTTCTTCTTTCAATGGCTCTCAACATACAGAGAAGTTAGAGTCCTCCGACAATTTGTACATGCCAACTGACGAAGATACTGGGTCTGGAAGTACTATTAGAGTTGATTCCAATGGGATTGAGATAAACAGTG ATGGAAGAGGCAGGAAGAAGAGAATGAAGACTAGTACACAGCAGTCAGAAACTTCAACAACTAAGGACAATCTATTGGAAGTTAAAATAAAG GGAAGCAGACTTGAAGCAGCTGTGGAAGAAGGGGAAGCTGAAATGCAATCACTACCGGGCAATGGTCACACGAAAGAGCTCGAAAAAGAAGCTGTAATG GAACAAACCATGCAGAATAGCAACATCGCAACACAGCAACCAGAGATGAATATGCTTGATGCAGATACCAATATTCCCAAGTGCAATGCTAGTGATTGTTCGACTCAAAAAGAAGCACCAGAAAAGAGCACTAGCCTGAACTACATGTTGTTATCAGCTAGATTGGCAAGAGCACTCGAAACGACAGAACAAGATATGAGCTCAAAGGATGAAGCCAGCACGCATGTACCACCAACTTTCTCAGGTTTCCAACATAACGCTGTTAACAGTAATCAATCTGAG CATTGCACCGAAAGCAAGACAATGTATCAAGCAAACGAAGCAGCAGCAATTGAGTGTGTGGAATTAAATACCACTGCCTCCCCACAAGACAACAATAACCAAG ATCATTTTCGTTTCAATGAAGTCAGAGAGCAGGGGAAACATGCAGGACTTGATATTGATATCAACATACCACTATCAAATA GCGGTATAGATGACAAGCAGAAACATGTGGAAGATTTCCAACACACTCTGCATCCATTGGACATTGCAAGACAAAagtatttctttttctttttgactTCACCTTTTTGGCTACAAAATTCACCCACTCAATTTTTTATTCATTTCAGGAAGCTAAGAAAAAATATAAATGGAATACAAGTAAGGACATAA
- the LOC109760990 gene encoding uncharacterized protein isoform X5, whose product MEYLLCQEISNRQAEGETDNNTLGGCIYQLAVRCLDFNNFGSITIPPALPRICFWKGQTIKHFSDMLLGKDGLYGALQIKDEAETCYAQTDGACASTSKNSNIRKAIHRVLGNSFSEKIKEDIFLNFQERVKDQNLSTCLIAKQVLLDTLNIVSSSFNGSQHTEKLESSDNLYMPTDEDTGSGSTIRVDSNGIEINSDGRGRKKRMKTSTQQSETSTTKDNLLEVKIKGSRLEAAVEEGEAEMQSLPGNGHTKELEKEAVMEQTMQNSNIATQQPEMNMLDADTNIPKCNASDCSTQKEAPEKSTSLNYMLLSARLARALETTEQDMSSKDEASTHVPPTFSGFQHNAVNSNQSEHCTESKTMYQANEAAAIECVELNTTASPQDNNNQDHFRFNEVREQGKHAGLDIDINIPLSNSGIDDKQKHVEDFQHTLHPLDIARQKKLRKNINGIQVRT is encoded by the exons ATGGAATATCTCTTGTGTCAAGAAATATCAAACAGACAAGCTGAAGGAGAAACGGATAACAACACTTTGGGAGGCTGCATATATCAGCTAGCA GTTCGGTGTCTAGATTTCAACAATTTTGGATCAATAACAATCCCTCCAGCACTGCCTAGGATTTGCTTCTGGAAAGGACAAACCATTAAACATTTCAGTGATATGCTCCTCGGGAAAGATGGACTCTATGGAGCTCTCCAA ATCAAAGATGAGGCAGAAACTTGCTATGCACAAACTGATGGTGCATGCGCAAGCACCTCCAAGAACTCAAACATCAGAAAAGCTATACATAGGGTCTTAGGCAACTCTTTTTCAGAGAAG ATCAAAGAAGATATATTCCTCAATTTTCAGGAGCGCGTAAAAGATCAAAACCTGTCCACATGTCTGATAGCAAAACAAGTGTTGCTAGACACTTTGAACATTGTTTCTTCTTCTTTCAATGGCTCTCAACATACAGAGAAGTTAGAGTCCTCCGACAATTTGTACATGCCAACTGACGAAGATACTGGGTCTGGAAGTACTATTAGAGTTGATTCCAATGGGATTGAGATAAACAGTG ATGGAAGAGGCAGGAAGAAGAGAATGAAGACTAGTACACAGCAGTCAGAAACTTCAACAACTAAGGACAATCTATTGGAAGTTAAAATAAAG GGAAGCAGACTTGAAGCAGCTGTGGAAGAAGGGGAAGCTGAAATGCAATCACTACCGGGCAATGGTCACACGAAAGAGCTCGAAAAAGAAGCTGTAATG GAACAAACCATGCAGAATAGCAACATCGCAACACAGCAACCAGAGATGAATATGCTTGATGCAGATACCAATATTCCCAAGTGCAATGCTAGTGATTGTTCGACTCAAAAAGAAGCACCAGAAAAGAGCACTAGCCTGAACTACATGTTGTTATCAGCTAGATTGGCAAGAGCACTCGAAACGACAGAACAAGATATGAGCTCAAAGGATGAAGCCAGCACGCATGTACCACCAACTTTCTCAGGTTTCCAACATAACGCTGTTAACAGTAATCAATCTGAG CATTGCACCGAAAGCAAGACAATGTATCAAGCAAACGAAGCAGCAGCAATTGAGTGTGTGGAATTAAATACCACTGCCTCCCCACAAGACAACAATAACCAAG ATCATTTTCGTTTCAATGAAGTCAGAGAGCAGGGGAAACATGCAGGACTTGATATTGATATCAACATACCACTATCAAATA GCGGTATAGATGACAAGCAGAAACATGTGGAAGATTTCCAACACACTCTGCATCCATTGGACATTGCAAGACAAAa GAAGCTAAGAAAAAATATAAATGGAATACAAGTAAGGACATAA
- the LOC109760990 gene encoding uncharacterized protein isoform X3, translating into MEYLLCQEISNRQAEGETDNNTLGGCIYQLAVRCLDFNNFGSITIPPALPRICFWKGQTIKHFSDMLLGKDGLYGALQIKDEAETCYAQTDGACASTSKNSNIRKAIHRVLGNSFSEKIKEDIFLNFQERVKDQNLSTCLIAKQVLLDTLNIVSSSFNGSQHTEKLESSDNLYMPTDEDTGSGSTIRVDSNGIEINSDGRGRKKRMKTSTQQSETSTTKDNLLEVKIKGSRLEAAVEEGEAEMQSLPGNGHTKELEKEAVMEQTMQNSNIATQQPEMNMLDADTNIPKCNASDCSTQKEAPEKSTSLNYMLLSARLARALETTEQDMSSKDEASTHVPPTFSGFQHNAVNSNQSETMYQANEAAAIECVELNTTASPQDNNNQDHFRFNEVREQGKHAGLDIDINIPLSNSGIDDKQKHVEDFQHTLHPLDIARQKYFFFFLTSPFWLQNSPTQFFIHFRKLRKNINGIQVRT; encoded by the exons ATGGAATATCTCTTGTGTCAAGAAATATCAAACAGACAAGCTGAAGGAGAAACGGATAACAACACTTTGGGAGGCTGCATATATCAGCTAGCA GTTCGGTGTCTAGATTTCAACAATTTTGGATCAATAACAATCCCTCCAGCACTGCCTAGGATTTGCTTCTGGAAAGGACAAACCATTAAACATTTCAGTGATATGCTCCTCGGGAAAGATGGACTCTATGGAGCTCTCCAA ATCAAAGATGAGGCAGAAACTTGCTATGCACAAACTGATGGTGCATGCGCAAGCACCTCCAAGAACTCAAACATCAGAAAAGCTATACATAGGGTCTTAGGCAACTCTTTTTCAGAGAAG ATCAAAGAAGATATATTCCTCAATTTTCAGGAGCGCGTAAAAGATCAAAACCTGTCCACATGTCTGATAGCAAAACAAGTGTTGCTAGACACTTTGAACATTGTTTCTTCTTCTTTCAATGGCTCTCAACATACAGAGAAGTTAGAGTCCTCCGACAATTTGTACATGCCAACTGACGAAGATACTGGGTCTGGAAGTACTATTAGAGTTGATTCCAATGGGATTGAGATAAACAGTG ATGGAAGAGGCAGGAAGAAGAGAATGAAGACTAGTACACAGCAGTCAGAAACTTCAACAACTAAGGACAATCTATTGGAAGTTAAAATAAAG GGAAGCAGACTTGAAGCAGCTGTGGAAGAAGGGGAAGCTGAAATGCAATCACTACCGGGCAATGGTCACACGAAAGAGCTCGAAAAAGAAGCTGTAATG GAACAAACCATGCAGAATAGCAACATCGCAACACAGCAACCAGAGATGAATATGCTTGATGCAGATACCAATATTCCCAAGTGCAATGCTAGTGATTGTTCGACTCAAAAAGAAGCACCAGAAAAGAGCACTAGCCTGAACTACATGTTGTTATCAGCTAGATTGGCAAGAGCACTCGAAACGACAGAACAAGATATGAGCTCAAAGGATGAAGCCAGCACGCATGTACCACCAACTTTCTCAGGTTTCCAACATAACGCTGTTAACAGTAATCAATCTGAG ACAATGTATCAAGCAAACGAAGCAGCAGCAATTGAGTGTGTGGAATTAAATACCACTGCCTCCCCACAAGACAACAATAACCAAG ATCATTTTCGTTTCAATGAAGTCAGAGAGCAGGGGAAACATGCAGGACTTGATATTGATATCAACATACCACTATCAAATA GCGGTATAGATGACAAGCAGAAACATGTGGAAGATTTCCAACACACTCTGCATCCATTGGACATTGCAAGACAAAagtatttctttttctttttgactTCACCTTTTTGGCTACAAAATTCACCCACTCAATTTTTTATTCATTTCAGGAAGCTAAGAAAAAATATAAATGGAATACAAGTAAGGACATAA
- the LOC109760990 gene encoding uncharacterized protein isoform X7 — MEYLLCQEISNRQAEGETDNNTLGGCIYQLAVRCLDFNNFGSITIPPALPRICFWKGQTIKHFSDMLLGKDGLYGALQIKDEAETCYAQTDGACASTSKNSNIRKAIHRVLGNSFSEKIKEDIFLNFQERVKDQNLSTCLIAKQVLLDTLNIVSSSFNGSQHTEKLESSDNLYMPTDEDTGSGSTIRVDSNGIEINSDGRGRKKRMKTSTQQSETSTTKDNLLEVKIKGSRLEAAVEEGEAEMQSLPGNGHTKELEKEAVMEQTMQNSNIATQQPEMNMLDADTNIPKCNASDCSTQKEAPEKSTSLNYMLLSARLARALETTEQDMSSKDEASTHVPPTFSGFQHNAVNSNQSEIIFVSMKSESRGNMQDLILISTYHYQIAV; from the exons ATGGAATATCTCTTGTGTCAAGAAATATCAAACAGACAAGCTGAAGGAGAAACGGATAACAACACTTTGGGAGGCTGCATATATCAGCTAGCA GTTCGGTGTCTAGATTTCAACAATTTTGGATCAATAACAATCCCTCCAGCACTGCCTAGGATTTGCTTCTGGAAAGGACAAACCATTAAACATTTCAGTGATATGCTCCTCGGGAAAGATGGACTCTATGGAGCTCTCCAA ATCAAAGATGAGGCAGAAACTTGCTATGCACAAACTGATGGTGCATGCGCAAGCACCTCCAAGAACTCAAACATCAGAAAAGCTATACATAGGGTCTTAGGCAACTCTTTTTCAGAGAAG ATCAAAGAAGATATATTCCTCAATTTTCAGGAGCGCGTAAAAGATCAAAACCTGTCCACATGTCTGATAGCAAAACAAGTGTTGCTAGACACTTTGAACATTGTTTCTTCTTCTTTCAATGGCTCTCAACATACAGAGAAGTTAGAGTCCTCCGACAATTTGTACATGCCAACTGACGAAGATACTGGGTCTGGAAGTACTATTAGAGTTGATTCCAATGGGATTGAGATAAACAGTG ATGGAAGAGGCAGGAAGAAGAGAATGAAGACTAGTACACAGCAGTCAGAAACTTCAACAACTAAGGACAATCTATTGGAAGTTAAAATAAAG GGAAGCAGACTTGAAGCAGCTGTGGAAGAAGGGGAAGCTGAAATGCAATCACTACCGGGCAATGGTCACACGAAAGAGCTCGAAAAAGAAGCTGTAATG GAACAAACCATGCAGAATAGCAACATCGCAACACAGCAACCAGAGATGAATATGCTTGATGCAGATACCAATATTCCCAAGTGCAATGCTAGTGATTGTTCGACTCAAAAAGAAGCACCAGAAAAGAGCACTAGCCTGAACTACATGTTGTTATCAGCTAGATTGGCAAGAGCACTCGAAACGACAGAACAAGATATGAGCTCAAAGGATGAAGCCAGCACGCATGTACCACCAACTTTCTCAGGTTTCCAACATAACGCTGTTAACAGTAATCAATCTGAG ATCATTTTCGTTTCAATGAAGTCAGAGAGCAGGGGAAACATGCAGGACTTGATATTGATATCAACATACCACTATCAAATA GCGGTATAG
- the LOC109760990 gene encoding uncharacterized protein isoform X9: MEYLLCQEISNRQAEGETDNNTLGGCIYQLAVRCLDFNNFGSITIPPALPRICFWKGQTIKHFSDMLLGKDGLYGALQIKDEAETCYAQTDGACASTSKNSNIRKAIHRVLGNSFSEKIKEDIFLNFQERVKDQNLSTCLIAKQVLLDTLNIVSSSFNGSQHTEKLESSDNLYMPTDEDTGSGSTIRVDSNGIEINSDGRGRKKRMKTSTQQSETSTTKDNLLEVKIKGSRLEAAVEEGEAEMQSLPGNGHTKELEKEAEQTMQNSNIATQQPEMNMLDADTNIPKCNASDCSTQKEAPEKSTSLNYMLLSARLARALETTEQDMSSKDEASTHVPPTFSGFQHNAVNSNQSEQDNVSSKRSSSN, from the exons ATGGAATATCTCTTGTGTCAAGAAATATCAAACAGACAAGCTGAAGGAGAAACGGATAACAACACTTTGGGAGGCTGCATATATCAGCTAGCA GTTCGGTGTCTAGATTTCAACAATTTTGGATCAATAACAATCCCTCCAGCACTGCCTAGGATTTGCTTCTGGAAAGGACAAACCATTAAACATTTCAGTGATATGCTCCTCGGGAAAGATGGACTCTATGGAGCTCTCCAA ATCAAAGATGAGGCAGAAACTTGCTATGCACAAACTGATGGTGCATGCGCAAGCACCTCCAAGAACTCAAACATCAGAAAAGCTATACATAGGGTCTTAGGCAACTCTTTTTCAGAGAAG ATCAAAGAAGATATATTCCTCAATTTTCAGGAGCGCGTAAAAGATCAAAACCTGTCCACATGTCTGATAGCAAAACAAGTGTTGCTAGACACTTTGAACATTGTTTCTTCTTCTTTCAATGGCTCTCAACATACAGAGAAGTTAGAGTCCTCCGACAATTTGTACATGCCAACTGACGAAGATACTGGGTCTGGAAGTACTATTAGAGTTGATTCCAATGGGATTGAGATAAACAGTG ATGGAAGAGGCAGGAAGAAGAGAATGAAGACTAGTACACAGCAGTCAGAAACTTCAACAACTAAGGACAATCTATTGGAAGTTAAAATAAAG GGAAGCAGACTTGAAGCAGCTGTGGAAGAAGGGGAAGCTGAAATGCAATCACTACCGGGCAATGGTCACACGAAAGAGCTCGAAAAAGAAGCT GAACAAACCATGCAGAATAGCAACATCGCAACACAGCAACCAGAGATGAATATGCTTGATGCAGATACCAATATTCCCAAGTGCAATGCTAGTGATTGTTCGACTCAAAAAGAAGCACCAGAAAAGAGCACTAGCCTGAACTACATGTTGTTATCAGCTAGATTGGCAAGAGCACTCGAAACGACAGAACAAGATATGAGCTCAAAGGATGAAGCCAGCACGCATGTACCACCAACTTTCTCAGGTTTCCAACATAACGCTGTTAACAGTAATCAATCTGAG CAAGACAATGTATCAAGCAAACGAAGCAGCAGCAATTGA